A window of the Xiashengella succiniciproducens genome harbors these coding sequences:
- a CDS encoding cellulase family glycosylhydrolase, protein MMRGSISILLIGLFCFGCFACKDDKDEVTPIEEEEVYLDVNPTSLSFESDGGEKEVSINSNGSWNIDFTGISWVRPNISVSKGDAIVKFTADKNNSTTNRSAAITVSAQGAQPVRLQLTQAPAEGGLPSGEDIFSYEPYIQVDNTGMRDLSSLELSELMGVGWNLGNSLEAVIVNNGVYSGGETSWGNPATTKEFITTVREAGFNTIRVPVSWSHKLADKENMLISLQWLKRVEEIVNFALDNDMFVIINIHWDGGWLNHPTYDKQDEINTRLAKYWEQIAAYFRDYDDHLLFAGTNEVMMENDYGTPTAEYLAVQNSFNQTFVSTVRGTGGRNAYRHLVVQGFNTNISHTVNGFVMPADDKEDRLFAEVHYYDPWEYTLKEDAPYNTQWGSIAEGGDVGSWGQEEWLEEQMALMKTNFVDKGIPVILGEYSPLHRKDLPSDKYELHQASRVYYIEYLTREAIKNGLVPIYWDNGYAGNNGSAIFDRNNGKIVDQGALDAIMKAKGEN, encoded by the coding sequence ATGATGAGAGGAAGCATTAGTATATTATTGATAGGTCTGTTTTGCTTTGGCTGCTTCGCATGCAAGGATGATAAAGATGAAGTTACCCCTATCGAGGAGGAGGAAGTTTACCTGGATGTAAATCCCACCAGCCTTTCTTTTGAGAGTGATGGTGGTGAAAAGGAGGTCAGCATCAATAGCAATGGTTCATGGAATATAGATTTCACCGGAATAAGCTGGGTGCGCCCCAATATTAGTGTATCTAAGGGCGATGCAATAGTTAAATTCACGGCTGATAAAAACAATAGCACAACAAATAGATCAGCTGCAATAACTGTAAGTGCACAGGGGGCGCAACCTGTACGCTTACAGTTAACCCAGGCCCCCGCAGAGGGTGGTTTACCTTCAGGTGAAGATATCTTTAGTTATGAACCTTATATTCAAGTTGATAATACCGGGATGCGTGACCTTAGTTCTCTGGAATTGTCTGAACTAATGGGTGTAGGATGGAATTTGGGCAATTCCCTAGAGGCGGTAATTGTAAATAACGGAGTGTACAGTGGTGGCGAAACTTCATGGGGCAATCCTGCGACCACAAAGGAGTTTATTACAACTGTCAGGGAAGCCGGTTTCAATACTATACGGGTCCCGGTTTCATGGTCGCACAAACTTGCAGACAAGGAAAATATGCTAATATCTCTGCAATGGTTGAAGCGTGTTGAAGAGATTGTAAACTTTGCTCTGGACAATGATATGTTTGTGATAATTAATATTCATTGGGATGGGGGATGGCTTAATCACCCGACCTATGATAAGCAGGATGAAATTAATACCAGACTAGCAAAATACTGGGAACAAATAGCTGCATATTTCAGAGATTATGACGATCATTTGCTATTTGCGGGCACTAATGAGGTTATGATGGAGAACGACTACGGAACTCCTACTGCTGAGTATCTGGCTGTACAAAACTCTTTTAACCAGACCTTTGTCAGTACGGTAAGAGGCACTGGTGGGCGCAATGCTTACAGACATCTTGTAGTACAGGGCTTTAACACAAATATTTCCCATACCGTAAATGGGTTTGTAATGCCTGCGGATGATAAAGAGGATAGATTATTCGCAGAGGTTCACTACTACGATCCCTGGGAGTATACCCTCAAGGAAGATGCGCCATACAATACCCAGTGGGGAAGCATAGCTGAAGGAGGTGATGTCGGCAGCTGGGGACAGGAGGAATGGCTTGAAGAGCAAATGGCTCTGATGAAGACAAACTTTGTGGATAAAGGGATCCCGGTTATTCTGGGCGAATACAGTCCATTACATAGGAAGGATCTGCCTTCAGATAAGTATGAACTGCACCAGGCATCGCGTGTTTACTATATTGAATATCTAACCCGCGAAGCAATTAAGAACGGGCTGGTACCTATCTATTGGGATAACGGTTATGCCGGAAATAATGGTTCAGCAATATTTGACCGAAATAATGGAAAAATAGTTGATCAGGGTGCCCTTGATGCAATAATGAAGGCCAAAGGAGAGAATTAG
- a CDS encoding RagB/SusD family nutrient uptake outer membrane protein produces MKSLKTYLLATAAVLGLSIGSCSEDFLDVEPKTSLFDTNFYSTQLDAEMALIGCYDGWQRTNSDVDASFYLLTEIMSDECFAALGVGDDRNYQAIDRFDKNEAPAYSDLGNNLWIRYYGGIFRCNKLLQELDRIIWNGATASEQEANRKRVEGEARVLRAILYFDLVRLFGNIPLLTVPTQENLPQANPDDVYALIADDLLFAAENIPADAYPKSKASENDGRITRWAAKALLGRVYLYYTGYYGKPDLVGKVTGQQALQHLEDVIASEEYGLLDNFRDLWPASSIKVKIDSEGRRVADGASNYQRGHKESVLVLKFNYTQDYNGNLDGNRWLVMMGLRNYSVFPYGRGWGACTVHPSIVNAYGDGDSRRSASIIDLKAESIEDGFDKLDDQREYTGYSVKKYTPMSKWEVKSDGSMELVDEVFGLGGGDFQISQYQDWVVIRYADVLLMAAELGSSNATQYLNDVRRRAYTTDGVLDPNFTELTATKENILKERQLELAFEGVRYWDLLRQGVDYAASAIAEEDGVEVLSGQKYDKVVIKAANIIAKKGLFQIPNTQITLSNNVLKQNPGW; encoded by the coding sequence ATGAAGTCACTAAAAACATATCTTTTAGCCACAGCAGCTGTACTGGGATTGAGCATTGGTTCATGCTCTGAAGACTTCCTTGATGTCGAGCCCAAAACATCATTATTTGATACAAACTTCTACTCTACGCAATTGGATGCAGAGATGGCGCTTATTGGCTGTTATGATGGATGGCAACGTACTAACTCGGATGTAGATGCTTCATTCTACCTTCTGACTGAGATAATGTCTGATGAGTGTTTTGCAGCATTGGGGGTTGGTGATGACCGAAATTATCAGGCTATTGATCGCTTTGATAAGAATGAAGCTCCAGCATACTCTGATCTGGGCAATAATCTGTGGATAAGGTATTATGGAGGTATTTTCAGATGTAACAAGCTCCTGCAGGAGCTTGACAGGATTATCTGGAATGGGGCAACTGCAAGTGAACAGGAAGCTAACCGTAAGCGTGTTGAGGGTGAGGCACGTGTGCTTCGTGCCATACTTTACTTTGACCTCGTACGACTGTTTGGCAATATTCCCTTACTTACTGTACCAACTCAGGAAAACCTTCCACAGGCCAACCCGGATGATGTATATGCTTTGATAGCCGATGATTTACTTTTCGCTGCAGAGAATATACCTGCCGATGCCTATCCAAAGTCAAAGGCTTCTGAGAATGACGGTCGTATTACAAGATGGGCTGCTAAAGCCTTACTGGGTCGTGTTTATCTATATTATACTGGTTATTATGGCAAGCCTGATCTTGTTGGAAAAGTAACAGGACAACAGGCATTACAACATCTGGAGGATGTAATTGCAAGTGAAGAATATGGTCTTCTTGACAATTTCAGGGATTTGTGGCCTGCGTCTAGTATAAAAGTTAAAATTGACAGTGAAGGAAGGAGGGTTGCTGATGGAGCTTCCAATTACCAGCGTGGCCATAAGGAAAGTGTACTGGTTCTTAAGTTCAATTACACTCAAGATTATAATGGCAATCTAGATGGCAATCGCTGGTTGGTAATGATGGGACTCCGCAACTACAGCGTGTTCCCTTATGGAAGGGGATGGGGAGCCTGCACTGTACATCCCTCAATTGTAAATGCTTATGGTGATGGGGACTCTCGTCGATCTGCCTCGATAATTGACCTGAAAGCAGAAAGTATTGAGGACGGATTTGATAAACTGGATGATCAACGTGAATATACCGGTTACAGTGTTAAGAAATATACACCAATGAGTAAGTGGGAAGTCAAGTCTGACGGTAGCATGGAGCTGGTGGATGAGGTTTTTGGATTGGGAGGAGGAGATTTTCAGATATCACAATATCAAGATTGGGTAGTGATACGCTATGCTGATGTACTTCTTATGGCTGCAGAACTTGGCAGTTCCAATGCAACACAGTACTTAAACGATGTACGTCGCAGGGCATATACTACTGATGGTGTGCTTGATCCAAACTTTACAGAGCTGACAGCAACAAAGGAGAATATACTCAAGGAAAGACAACTAGAACTGGCCTTCGAGGGTGTTCGTTATTGGGACCTGCTTCGTCAGGGAGTAGATTATGCTGCATCAGCTATTGCTGAAGAAGATGGAGTAGAGGTGTTATCTGGTCAAAAGTATGATAAGGTGGTAATTAAAGCTGCTAATATCATTGCTAAAAAGGGACTGTTCCAGATTCCAAATACTCAGATTACATTATCTAATAATGTACTTAAACAAAATCCAGGTTGGTAA
- a CDS encoding SusC/RagA family TonB-linked outer membrane protein produces MLKKCLLILFLVFAAMSAWTQQTVSGTVIDAQNVPVPGVSVVIKGTAIGTITDVDGNFSIQANPDDILVFSFIGMESQEISVGNQTILYITMRSALFDLEEVVVMGYGVQKKKLSTGATVQVKGDDIQRMNTTSALQAIQGQTPGVTISSTSGQPGSDMKVTIRGLGTIGNSGPLFIIDGIEGDISTISPADIESIDVLKDAASAAIYGSQAANGVVLITTRGGRSGKAQVSIDSYYGIQRVARYTDMLNREEYISIMQEQAANSEAALYNPSVFEGAADTDWVRQMFVEDAVTQGYNIGISGGSDRSIYAISLNYTGQEGVVGGPKVSNYDRYGFRMNSEHKLYKEVLKVGQHLNVSHVVRNGIQVGNQYNNSLRGAFMTSPLSPVYSNNGKYGLPYNDTSGSPWYDGDGNPYGLMMTNNNRENKDQYLLGDFYAELNPIQNLTLKTLFGINYYATEFRNFTPLYRFSIYSYNEDHTTVGQGMSKGYTLTWTNTANYSLVFDNHNVEMLVGSESIQYQGMNVGGSNWDLLDQFNNWDYAYLDNTTGQATLIEDENGDVVGVTEKRTVYGGPSVESRRVSYFGRLAYNYAERYLVNATFRADGSSRFARGNRWGYFPSVSIGWVISEEGFMAGTKGTLDYLKLRASWGQVGNQNIDNFQYASPMVITNYSSSSPAGYYLFGTSLGSNLKGAYPGRLANPNVKWETSEQINLGFDARMINGRMGINADYYVKTTKDWLVAAPILGTAGTGAPFINGGDVKNTGVELGINWNDKAGELNYSLSVNGAYNKNEVGSIPTEDGIIHGQSNMLYDNSEEFYRAQNGYAVGYFWGFETAGIFQNEAQIQEMRNKGLGIFQSNPKPGDVIYVDQNKDGKINIEDKVDLGNGMPDFTFGFSVNLEYRNFDFNVTANGMAGNKIVQSYRNHANKKANYTSAILDRWTGEGTSNRIPRVTDGNVNWNFSDLYIHDGDFLRISNISLGYDFSKLIKWEYLSQLRLYGQVQNAFTFTKYNGMDPEIGYGTDSWVSGIDLGYYPRPRVFLLGVNLKF; encoded by the coding sequence ATGTTAAAGAAATGTTTGTTGATACTATTTCTGGTTTTTGCAGCCATGTCCGCATGGACTCAGCAGACTGTCAGCGGTACAGTTATAGATGCACAAAACGTACCGGTCCCAGGGGTATCCGTAGTTATTAAGGGTACAGCCATAGGAACAATAACGGATGTAGATGGTAATTTTTCTATTCAGGCCAATCCTGATGATATTCTGGTATTCTCCTTTATCGGTATGGAATCTCAGGAGATTAGTGTCGGTAATCAGACAATATTATATATTACCATGAGATCTGCATTGTTTGACCTCGAAGAGGTTGTAGTGATGGGATATGGCGTACAGAAGAAGAAGCTAAGCACAGGAGCCACCGTTCAGGTGAAGGGTGATGACATCCAAAGGATGAATACTACTTCGGCATTGCAAGCTATTCAGGGACAGACTCCGGGTGTTACAATCAGTTCAACATCAGGACAACCGGGTTCGGATATGAAGGTTACTATTCGTGGTTTGGGTACCATTGGTAATTCTGGTCCCCTATTTATAATCGATGGTATTGAAGGAGATATATCAACAATTTCTCCTGCAGATATTGAGAGTATAGATGTTCTGAAAGATGCTGCATCAGCTGCCATCTATGGTTCTCAGGCTGCCAATGGTGTTGTTCTCATTACCACCAGGGGTGGTCGTAGTGGAAAGGCACAGGTAAGTATAGACTCCTATTATGGAATTCAGCGTGTGGCACGCTATACAGATATGCTCAACAGGGAGGAGTATATTTCCATAATGCAGGAGCAGGCCGCTAACTCGGAAGCTGCTTTATATAACCCTTCGGTTTTTGAAGGAGCTGCAGATACTGACTGGGTACGTCAGATGTTTGTTGAGGATGCGGTTACTCAAGGTTATAATATCGGGATCAGCGGCGGCTCGGATAGATCAATATATGCAATATCACTAAACTACACCGGGCAAGAGGGTGTGGTTGGAGGTCCAAAGGTATCCAATTATGATCGATATGGTTTTCGTATGAACTCTGAGCACAAACTTTACAAGGAAGTACTGAAGGTAGGCCAACATTTAAACGTCAGTCACGTGGTCAGGAACGGGATACAGGTTGGCAATCAATATAATAACTCTCTTAGAGGAGCTTTTATGACCTCTCCATTATCTCCTGTTTACAGCAATAATGGAAAATATGGGCTTCCATATAATGATACAAGTGGTTCGCCTTGGTATGATGGTGACGGTAATCCATACGGATTGATGATGACAAATAATAACCGTGAGAACAAGGATCAGTACCTGCTTGGTGATTTCTATGCCGAGCTGAATCCTATTCAGAACCTGACACTTAAAACATTGTTTGGAATTAACTATTATGCAACAGAATTCCGCAATTTCACACCATTATATCGCTTTTCAATTTATTCCTACAATGAAGATCATACCACTGTAGGACAGGGCATGTCCAAGGGCTACACCCTAACCTGGACAAATACGGCCAACTATTCATTAGTGTTTGATAATCATAATGTTGAAATGCTGGTTGGTTCTGAGTCTATTCAATATCAGGGAATGAATGTTGGAGGATCCAACTGGGATTTGCTTGATCAGTTTAACAACTGGGATTATGCCTATCTGGACAATACAACCGGTCAGGCTACCTTGATTGAAGATGAGAATGGCGATGTCGTCGGAGTTACAGAGAAGCGCACTGTATATGGCGGTCCTTCTGTTGAATCCAGAAGAGTCTCTTATTTTGGTCGTTTAGCATACAACTACGCCGAAAGATACCTTGTTAATGCCACCTTCAGGGCTGATGGTTCTTCAAGGTTTGCTCGAGGTAATCGCTGGGGTTATTTCCCTTCTGTATCAATTGGATGGGTTATCAGTGAAGAAGGCTTTATGGCAGGAACAAAGGGCACTTTGGATTATTTGAAACTAAGAGCCAGTTGGGGGCAGGTTGGTAACCAGAATATTGACAACTTCCAATATGCTTCTCCGATGGTTATAACAAACTACAGCAGTAGCAGCCCGGCTGGATATTACCTGTTTGGTACTTCTCTAGGATCTAACCTTAAAGGTGCATATCCGGGACGTCTTGCAAATCCAAATGTTAAGTGGGAAACCTCGGAACAGATTAACCTAGGTTTTGATGCACGGATGATCAATGGACGTATGGGAATCAATGCTGATTACTATGTAAAGACAACGAAAGATTGGTTAGTTGCCGCACCGATACTTGGAACCGCTGGAACTGGTGCGCCATTCATTAATGGAGGGGATGTTAAAAATACCGGAGTTGAACTTGGAATCAACTGGAATGACAAGGCGGGTGAGCTTAATTATTCACTCTCAGTCAACGGTGCATACAACAAAAATGAAGTAGGATCAATACCAACCGAAGATGGTATAATCCATGGTCAGAGTAATATGTTGTACGATAATTCCGAAGAATTTTACCGTGCACAGAACGGATATGCAGTAGGTTATTTCTGGGGTTTCGAAACTGCAGGCATCTTCCAGAACGAGGCTCAGATTCAGGAGATGAGAAACAAGGGCCTTGGTATCTTTCAAAGTAATCCGAAGCCTGGTGATGTAATCTATGTAGATCAGAACAAAGACGGAAAGATTAATATTGAAGATAAGGTTGACCTAGGTAATGGTATGCCTGACTTTACCTTTGGTTTTAGTGTTAACCTGGAATACAGAAACTTCGATTTTAATGTGACTGCCAATGGAATGGCAGGTAATAAGATCGTACAGTCTTACCGTAATCATGCAAACAAAAAGGCCAATTATACTTCTGCTATTCTCGACCGTTGGACTGGTGAAGGAACATCCAACAGGATACCGAGGGTAACAGATGGTAATGTCAACTGGAACTTCTCCGACCTTTATATACATGATGGCGACTTTCTTAGAATTAGTAATATATCACTTGGTTACGACTTCAGCAAGTTGATCAAATGGGAATATCTGAGCCAACTGAGGCTTTATGGTCAGGTTCAAAATGCTTTCACATTTACGAAGTATAATGGTATGGATCCTGAGATTGGATATGGTACGGATTCATGGGTTTCAGGTATAGACCTGGGTTACTATCCACGCCCAAGAGTATTCCTCCTTGGTGTTAATCTGAAGTTCTAA
- a CDS encoding two-component regulator propeller domain-containing protein, translating to MYLLLLVASSGFAGSLPAVPVTLRHYSSTNRIPDVSIQSIYEDKIGILWLGVESSGLVKFDGKSYTYYKNDPEDSTTLTSNYPLSILEDRDGYIWVATHSGLNKLDRFTDRVKRYINNEKDANSITSNSVNKIIADKNGRLWFGTTNGVNILVPGTDNFIHFLHNTDSLRPSLNTEITNMHIDAMGNIWIGTNINGLFMVGPDTYNMAPDKWAKSINQLSTENDANIKNWPYVATPNDLNQIKGLASTKDADTLWVSSTTGLYILHQKTGRIERYSFSSPGYAHLSHMQYYSLLLDNENVLWAGTANSGLVVINLNTGNTSHLYAEEHEHNQLMSNAIRDIIESRDGLIWIATKFAGLHYYDKRQRTIAHVKKGGTVNNWLSDNFVLSICADGEDDLWVGTKQGGLCRYDRSTFTYKWYLADGKPGSLLSNRVEAIAEEENGTIWVGTDEGLYEYIREKDKFVKHLHQYVKNIYITDDGYIWIGAPSGLFRFSITEKKLSAPDSKHKGFFNTQGNLSISRVMKDSRGVLWIGTNSNGLYEYHEDTDYLKNHMPNKADQYSISGNQVRAIYEDKLGRLWIGTKSDGLNLYDRGTGRFFHKSSPRNLPSNTVYNILEDSNGRLWMGTHSGISMYNPNKEMFVNFADHHGLQGLIFESNAFAKNKQGKFFMGGANGMNVFSPDEITYKTQHPPLIITKFEIYNKLKDKDIFQFKRYELSRQDNYISFEFAILDYTDPQENQFAYMLEPFDNDWVYSENRNFASYTNLPPGTYRFKVKGANSDKVWNDDPMEIEIVIPAPIWEKAWFFPLVLVLIVTILFIVWQMRVSASRKRENILKKEVAERTQDLEEAYHKLEESNRQVEKHNRALRLQRDRITRQNLELKAHRQNLELMVAERTKDLEEAKDKAEESDRLKSAFLANMSHEIRTPLNAIMGFIDILEANELDPEERKTVNAIIQTNSDNLLQLINDIIDISIIEANQLVIRKKEFDFHAFLYEIEMRYNAHKDLRNKDVAIIREIPDGVEELNVYSDQMRLRQIYNNLINNAIKFTDRGHIKFGYKLQDQDTLLCFVEDTGIGISEENINKIFRRFHKIEPTAAKVHRGTGLGLSISKNLSELLGGRIWVDSIPGNGSTFFFTIPIR from the coding sequence TTGTATCTTCTTTTGCTTGTGGCCAGTAGCGGTTTTGCCGGATCCTTACCTGCTGTTCCTGTCACTTTACGCCATTATTCCTCTACAAACCGGATTCCGGATGTTTCCATCCAAAGCATTTACGAAGATAAAATTGGCATCCTTTGGCTGGGTGTTGAATCTTCGGGTCTTGTTAAGTTTGACGGGAAATCCTATACCTATTATAAGAATGATCCTGAAGACTCCACCACACTCACCTCCAACTACCCTCTTAGCATTCTTGAAGATAGGGATGGCTATATTTGGGTTGCAACTCACAGCGGGCTCAACAAGCTCGATCGCTTTACAGACAGGGTCAAGAGATATATTAACAATGAAAAGGATGCTAATAGTATTACATCCAACTCTGTCAATAAGATCATAGCAGATAAGAACGGAAGACTCTGGTTTGGTACTACCAATGGGGTCAACATCCTGGTTCCGGGGACCGACAATTTCATTCACTTCCTTCACAACACCGATTCACTCAGACCTTCCCTAAACACTGAAATTACCAATATGCACATTGATGCAATGGGGAATATCTGGATTGGAACAAACATTAACGGGCTCTTTATGGTAGGTCCCGACACCTACAATATGGCACCTGATAAATGGGCAAAGTCAATAAACCAACTGAGTACAGAGAATGATGCTAATATCAAAAACTGGCCATATGTTGCTACTCCAAACGATTTGAACCAAATAAAGGGACTGGCATCCACAAAGGATGCTGACACCCTGTGGGTGTCAAGTACCACCGGACTTTATATCCTTCATCAAAAAACAGGAAGGATTGAGCGATATAGTTTCTCAAGTCCGGGCTATGCTCATCTTTCACATATGCAATATTACAGCCTCTTACTTGACAATGAAAATGTATTATGGGCAGGTACGGCCAACAGTGGGTTGGTAGTAATAAACCTGAACACCGGAAATACAAGTCACCTTTATGCAGAAGAGCACGAGCACAACCAACTGATGAGCAACGCCATACGAGACATAATAGAGAGCAGGGATGGGTTGATATGGATTGCGACCAAGTTTGCAGGACTGCATTACTACGACAAGAGACAGCGTACTATAGCTCATGTAAAAAAAGGCGGCACCGTAAACAACTGGTTGAGCGACAACTTCGTACTATCAATTTGTGCAGACGGAGAAGATGATCTTTGGGTGGGGACCAAACAAGGTGGTCTATGTCGATACGACCGTAGTACTTTCACATATAAATGGTATCTGGCTGATGGTAAACCCGGTAGCTTGCTCAGCAACCGGGTTGAAGCTATTGCTGAAGAGGAGAATGGAACTATCTGGGTTGGAACTGATGAAGGTCTGTATGAGTACATTAGAGAAAAAGACAAGTTTGTAAAGCATCTGCACCAGTATGTAAAAAACATATATATTACAGATGATGGGTATATATGGATTGGTGCTCCATCAGGCCTTTTCAGGTTTTCAATTACTGAGAAAAAGCTTTCTGCACCTGATAGTAAACATAAAGGGTTTTTCAATACTCAGGGCAATCTTAGCATATCAAGAGTAATGAAGGACAGCCGAGGAGTTCTTTGGATTGGAACCAACAGTAATGGCTTGTATGAGTATCATGAAGATACTGACTACCTCAAAAATCATATGCCCAACAAAGCAGACCAGTATTCGATAAGTGGCAATCAGGTAAGGGCAATATACGAGGATAAACTCGGACGTTTATGGATTGGTACCAAGTCAGATGGCCTCAACTTGTACGACAGAGGTACAGGACGTTTTTTCCACAAGTCCTCTCCCCGAAATCTCCCTTCAAATACTGTATACAATATACTTGAGGATTCAAACGGCAGGCTATGGATGGGTACTCACTCAGGCATTTCCATGTATAATCCAAATAAAGAAATGTTTGTCAACTTTGCAGATCACCATGGACTACAAGGTCTTATATTTGAGAGCAATGCCTTCGCAAAGAACAAACAAGGAAAGTTCTTTATGGGTGGTGCAAATGGTATGAACGTATTCTCTCCTGATGAGATCACTTATAAAACTCAGCATCCCCCTCTAATCATTACAAAGTTCGAAATCTACAACAAACTAAAGGATAAGGATATCTTCCAGTTTAAGAGATATGAACTTTCAAGACAGGACAATTACATCTCCTTTGAGTTTGCCATCCTTGATTATACAGATCCTCAGGAGAACCAGTTTGCCTACATGCTGGAGCCTTTTGATAATGATTGGGTGTATTCGGAAAACAGAAATTTTGCATCTTATACCAATCTGCCGCCCGGAACCTACAGATTTAAGGTAAAGGGAGCCAACAGCGACAAAGTTTGGAATGATGACCCTATGGAGATAGAGATAGTCATTCCTGCCCCTATCTGGGAGAAAGCATGGTTTTTTCCTTTAGTGCTTGTATTAATAGTTACAATACTATTCATTGTATGGCAGATGAGGGTCAGTGCTTCCCGCAAGAGAGAGAACATTTTAAAGAAAGAAGTAGCAGAAAGAACCCAGGACCTCGAAGAAGCTTATCACAAACTCGAGGAATCCAACAGGCAGGTTGAGAAGCACAATCGTGCTCTTCGTCTCCAACGTGACAGGATAACCAGACAAAATCTGGAACTGAAAGCCCACAGGCAAAATCTGGAATTGATGGTTGCCGAACGAACCAAAGATCTTGAAGAGGCAAAAGATAAAGCTGAAGAAAGTGACAGGCTAAAATCAGCCTTCCTGGCCAATATGAGTCATGAAATCCGTACCCCACTCAATGCCATCATGGGCTTTATAGATATCCTGGAGGCCAATGAACTGGATCCTGAGGAAAGAAAGACCGTCAATGCTATAATACAAACCAATAGCGACAACCTCTTGCAATTGATCAACGATATTATTGATATCAGCATCATTGAGGCCAACCAGCTTGTAATCAGAAAGAAAGAGTTTGATTTCCATGCCTTCCTGTATGAGATTGAGATGAGATACAATGCTCACAAGGATTTAAGAAACAAAGATGTAGCTATTATCAGGGAGATCCCTGACGGAGTTGAAGAACTTAACGTGTATTCAGACCAGATGCGACTGCGTCAGATATACAACAATCTGATAAACAATGCTATCAAATTCACAGACAGAGGCCATATTAAGTTTGGCTACAAGCTACAAGATCAAGACACCCTCTTGTGTTTCGTAGAAGACACAGGAATTGGGATCTCGGAAGAAAACATCAATAAAATCTTCCGTCGTTTCCACAAAATAGAACCTACTGCAGCTAAAGTACATAGGGGTACCGGACTGGGACTTTCAATATCCAAGAATCTATCAGAATTACTGGGAGGAAGAATCTGGGTTGATTCAATTCCCGGAAACGGAAGCACCTTCTTCTTTACAATCCCAATCCGCTGA
- a CDS encoding RagB/SusD family nutrient uptake outer membrane protein yields MALEEFVQGMDEVVVIGYGVQRKSVVTAAISSVDAETLERSSLGRVEHAIQGKSAGISVLPVSGSPGAPVPEVNYSTPFKIIRYADVLLMAAEAYNKDNQDDKAVPLIKQVRERAGATDHSSWENLTGTDLFNVIVKERQLELAFEGHRFWDLVRWGLADQEIPGFVKGKHELFPIPLTEINLNSAIDLSDQNPGY; encoded by the coding sequence GTGGCACTCGAAGAGTTTGTTCAAGGCATGGATGAGGTTGTTGTAATTGGTTATGGTGTTCAACGCAAGAGTGTTGTTACTGCAGCTATATCATCTGTAGATGCGGAAACTCTTGAACGTTCATCTCTGGGTAGAGTTGAACATGCTATTCAAGGAAAATCAGCTGGTATCTCGGTACTTCCTGTATCTGGATCTCCCGGTGCACCCGTTCCCGAAGTTAACTACAGCACTCCGTTCAAGATTATTCGTTACGCTGATGTACTACTTATGGCTGCAGAGGCTTATAATAAGGATAATCAGGATGACAAGGCCGTACCACTAATCAAACAGGTAAGAGAACGGGCAGGTGCAACCGATCATTCATCATGGGAAAACCTGACAGGGACTGATCTGTTTAACGTTATCGTAAAAGAACGTCAACTGGAGCTGGCATTTGAAGGACACAGATTCTGGGATCTTGTTCGCTGGGGTTTGGCAGATCAGGAAATTCCCGGTTTTGTAAAAGGTAAACATGAATTATTCCCTATACCTCTTACCGAAATCAACCTTAACTCGGCAATAGACTTAAGCGATCAAAACCCGGGTTACTAG
- a CDS encoding carboxypeptidase-like regulatory domain-containing protein encodes MLIISFATSVAVFAQGSDRMISGTVTDAQGSPLPGVNVVIQGTLKGTISNEMVRTRLRLLHRMSWNSAL; translated from the coding sequence ATGCTGATTATCAGTTTTGCAACTTCAGTTGCTGTGTTTGCTCAAGGTTCAGATCGCATGATCAGCGGTACTGTAACAGACGCTCAAGGTTCACCCCTACCTGGGGTAAACGTAGTAATTCAGGGCACTCTCAAGGGCACCATCTCTAATGAGATGGTACGTACCAGATTGAGGCTTCTCCATCGGATGTCCTGGAATTCAGCTTTGTAG